A single genomic interval of Lacrimispora sphenoides JCM 1415 harbors:
- a CDS encoding putative DNA modification/repair radical SAM protein: protein MLIQEELTIQEKLEILSDAAKYDVACTSSGVDRKGKAGTLGNAAACGICHSFSADGRCISLLKILFTNQCIYDCKYCINRCSNDVVRTAFTPEEVCQLTIQFYRRNYIEGLFLSSGVLHSADYTMDLIYQTIKKLREEYHFHGYIHVKAIPGADPVLIEKTGFLADRMSINLELPTADGLKKLAPGKSRSKILTPMKQIQKGITANRYELMEYKKAPSFVPAGQSTQMIVGATGENDFQMMMVAEALYQNYDLKRVFYSAFVPVNQDSSLPALPGGPPLLREHRLYQADWLMRFYGFQAGELLSEARPNFNVFLDPKCDWALRHLELFPVEVNRADYYTLLRVPGMGVKSVKRIVAARRNGPLDFDALKKIGVVLKRALYFITCSGRMMYPVKIEEDFITSHLVGEEHKKVWDIGSSGTFRQLSLFDDMNIPALTDWGGVRL from the coding sequence ATGCTGATTCAGGAAGAATTAACGATACAGGAAAAGCTTGAAATATTATCAGATGCCGCAAAATATGATGTTGCCTGTACCTCCAGCGGAGTGGACCGAAAGGGAAAAGCAGGGACGCTCGGGAATGCGGCGGCATGCGGAATCTGCCATAGCTTTTCTGCAGATGGCAGATGTATATCCCTTTTGAAAATATTGTTTACCAACCAGTGCATTTATGACTGCAAGTACTGCATCAACCGATGCTCTAACGATGTTGTGAGAACAGCGTTCACACCTGAGGAGGTGTGCCAGCTGACGATCCAGTTTTACCGCCGCAATTATATTGAAGGGCTGTTCCTCAGCTCGGGAGTCCTTCACAGTGCGGACTATACCATGGACCTGATTTATCAGACCATTAAAAAGCTGCGGGAGGAATACCATTTTCACGGTTATATCCATGTAAAGGCTATTCCGGGTGCAGATCCGGTATTGATCGAAAAAACAGGTTTTCTGGCAGATCGTATGAGTATCAATCTGGAACTTCCCACTGCCGACGGACTTAAGAAGCTGGCTCCCGGCAAAAGCAGGAGCAAGATTCTTACTCCCATGAAGCAGATTCAGAAAGGAATTACGGCTAATCGTTACGAGCTGATGGAATACAAAAAGGCTCCGTCCTTTGTGCCCGCCGGTCAGAGCACACAGATGATTGTGGGAGCCACTGGGGAAAATGATTTCCAGATGATGATGGTAGCAGAGGCGCTTTATCAGAATTATGATTTAAAACGGGTTTTTTATTCTGCATTTGTTCCAGTCAATCAGGACAGCAGTCTGCCGGCTCTTCCTGGGGGGCCTCCCCTTTTGCGGGAACACAGGCTGTACCAGGCAGACTGGCTCATGCGTTTCTATGGATTTCAGGCGGGAGAGCTGCTTTCCGAAGCTCGCCCTAATTTCAATGTATTTCTGGATCCAAAGTGTGATTGGGCTTTGCGCCATCTGGAATTATTTCCAGTGGAAGTGAATCGTGCAGACTATTATACCCTCCTGAGAGTTCCCGGAATGGGAGTGAAGTCGGTGAAGCGTATCGTTGCAGCCAGAAGGAATGGTCCGCTTGATTTTGATGCTTTAAAGAAGATTGGTGTTGTATTGAAGCGTGCGCTTTACTTTATTACCTGTTCCGGCAGGATGATGTATCCCGTTAAGATTGAGGAGGACTTTATTACCAGTCACCTCGTGGGAGAGGAACATAAAAAAGTATGGGATATCGGCTCATCAGGAACCTTCCGGCAGCTTTCTTTGTTTGATGACATGAATATACCTGCTTTGACAGATTGGGGAGGAGTCCGTCTATGA
- a CDS encoding TIGR03915 family putative DNA repair protein has translation MKTVYLCENSVEGILSGVYAAWTSRKGHGNVKLGLIGDEDTMELFCQYEEVPINAQSVDKVVQAIRGKISEEAYIAVYKAALSKERDRGDKIYRFLIYGFHYGAKIVHMLQVQEVYDIFQICRNIDNETHLLTGFVRFVEMEGDLLVSRIGPKNDVLVLLAPHFMDRLSGENWVIYDENRKKAVLHPAMRPWFLVDLISPEWERRMKKASDEDEYEELFQHFRKSVSIKERTNPVCQRNHMPLRYRAYMPEFSHGLKDS, from the coding sequence ATGAAGACAGTCTATTTGTGTGAGAACAGCGTGGAAGGCATTCTCAGCGGTGTGTACGCGGCATGGACCAGCAGAAAGGGACATGGGAATGTGAAACTTGGGCTTATAGGGGATGAGGATACTATGGAGCTGTTCTGCCAGTACGAGGAGGTTCCGATCAATGCCCAGAGTGTTGATAAGGTGGTACAGGCTATCAGAGGGAAGATTTCAGAGGAAGCCTATATTGCCGTATACAAGGCTGCGTTAAGTAAGGAAAGAGACCGTGGGGATAAAATATACCGTTTTCTAATTTACGGTTTTCATTATGGTGCAAAAATTGTTCATATGCTTCAGGTTCAAGAGGTATACGATATATTTCAGATATGCCGTAATATTGATAATGAGACTCATTTGCTTACAGGCTTTGTGCGGTTTGTGGAGATGGAGGGCGATCTTTTGGTAAGCAGGATCGGACCAAAGAATGATGTACTTGTTCTTCTTGCTCCTCATTTTATGGACCGCCTGTCAGGAGAGAATTGGGTTATCTATGATGAAAACAGGAAAAAGGCAGTTTTACATCCGGCAATGCGGCCTTGGTTTTTGGTGGATTTAATTTCGCCGGAATGGGAAAGGCGAATGAAAAAAGCGTCGGATGAAGACGAATATGAGGAACTTTTTCAGCACTTTAGAAAAAGCGTTTCCATAAAAGAACGGACAAATCCGGTTTGTCAGCGTAATCACATGCCGCTCCGTTACCGGGCCTATATGCCTGAATTTTCCCATGGTTTAAAGGATTCCTGA
- a CDS encoding YifB family Mg chelatase-like AAA ATPase translates to MYSKVHSVGIKGVEGVPILVEADVSDGLPGFSMVGYLSSEVREAQDRVRTALRNSGFRLPARKVTINLSPADIRKEGTAFDLPIAVAILAASGMVKPAALCSCVISGELGLDGEIKPVRGALSITAAAKKDGKIQCFLPRENVREGLVIEGIEVIGVDHLKDLTDQLNDPEKQKTGSYENGELMGRQEAYDVDFSEIGGQLFLRRATEVAVAGMHNILYIGPAGTGKTMLAKRIPTIMPSLSMEEAVDISKIYSVCGLLSKEEPLVVKRPFRSPHHTISPTALAGGGRIPKPGEISLASGGVLFLDELPEFQRTTIELLRQPLEERKITVTRIFGAYEFPADFMMAAALNPCPCGFYPDRTRCRCSELQVRKYLSRISKPLLDRIDICAESGAVTYEELQERKGGESSAAIRRRIEDARRIQKKRFKGCGIYFNSSMKKPQIEVSCSLGNEEQKFLKKVYENLGLSVRGYEKILKVSRTIADLDGSERIRKNHLAEAVGLRSMEGKYWGGIYGRS, encoded by the coding sequence TTGTATAGTAAAGTTCATAGTGTGGGAATTAAGGGAGTGGAAGGGGTCCCTATCCTGGTGGAGGCGGATGTCAGTGATGGGCTTCCGGGTTTTTCCATGGTTGGTTATCTCTCCTCTGAGGTTAGGGAAGCCCAGGACCGTGTAAGAACGGCATTAAGAAACTCCGGCTTCCGGCTGCCTGCAAGAAAAGTCACTATCAATCTCTCCCCGGCCGACATACGCAAGGAGGGAACTGCTTTTGATTTGCCCATTGCGGTGGCCATACTGGCTGCTTCCGGCATGGTTAAACCTGCCGCTTTATGCAGTTGTGTGATTTCCGGGGAATTGGGGCTAGATGGGGAAATTAAGCCTGTAAGAGGAGCCCTTTCCATTACTGCCGCTGCAAAAAAGGACGGAAAAATCCAGTGTTTTCTTCCCAGAGAGAACGTCAGGGAGGGCTTAGTAATAGAAGGAATAGAAGTTATTGGGGTGGATCATCTGAAAGATTTAACGGATCAGTTAAACGACCCGGAGAAGCAAAAAACAGGCTCCTATGAAAATGGGGAGCTGATGGGGCGGCAGGAAGCTTATGACGTTGATTTTTCAGAGATTGGGGGCCAGCTTTTTCTTAGACGGGCCACGGAAGTGGCTGTGGCAGGTATGCACAACATTCTTTATATCGGCCCTGCAGGGACCGGAAAGACGATGCTTGCGAAGAGGATTCCAACGATCATGCCGTCTCTGTCAATGGAGGAGGCCGTGGATATATCAAAGATATACAGTGTATGCGGGCTGCTTTCCAAAGAAGAGCCTTTGGTGGTAAAAAGGCCCTTTCGAAGCCCCCATCATACTATCAGTCCAACGGCTCTTGCCGGGGGAGGACGAATACCAAAACCAGGCGAGATCTCCCTGGCATCCGGAGGCGTTCTGTTTCTGGATGAACTACCCGAATTTCAAAGAACTACCATAGAGCTTCTAAGGCAGCCTCTTGAGGAGAGGAAAATAACTGTTACCAGAATATTCGGTGCCTATGAATTCCCGGCGGACTTTATGATGGCAGCGGCTCTAAATCCCTGTCCCTGCGGCTTTTACCCGGATCGGACAAGATGCAGATGTTCTGAACTGCAGGTACGCAAATATTTAAGCAGGATATCAAAACCTCTGTTGGACCGGATCGATATCTGCGCAGAATCCGGGGCCGTCACATACGAAGAGCTGCAGGAGAGAAAAGGCGGTGAATCCTCTGCGGCTATACGGAGACGGATTGAGGACGCAAGAAGGATTCAAAAAAAGCGGTTTAAAGGCTGTGGGATATACTTTAACAGTTCCATGAAAAAGCCCCAGATTGAGGTGTCCTGCAGTCTGGGAAACGAGGAGCAGAAGTTTTTAAAGAAGGTATATGAAAATCTGGGACTCAGTGTGAGAGGCTATGAGAAGATCCTAAAAGTATCAAGAACGATTGCGGATCTGGACGGCTCTGAACGGATAAGAAAAAACCATCTGGCAGAAGCGGTAGGACTGCGCAGCATGGAAGGGAAATATTGGGGAGGAATTTATGGACGGTCATGA
- the dprA gene encoding DNA-processing protein DprA produces MDGHEEREYLYWLCHVPALGAVKIKRLYDSIGSYKGIYNIEGKELEQSGLLKQAEASVFEEMKRKKDACIAELEKLENRGIHFVTPYDIEYPKRLLSIYGYPMGIFFKGKLPDDERPAVSIIGARNCTNYGKQMASCLARELSRAGIQIISGLALGIDGAGHQGALEAGGDTYGVLGCGINICYPKENYGLYEQMPVRGGIITEFMPGEAPRPCNFPMRNRIISGLSDGILVIEAREKSGSLITVNLGLEQGKEIFSLPGRVTDPLSAGCNRLISEGAEILLGPDSVLEYFKLQSGNILRVHEKNENGLVKKEKMVYSCLDLQPKNLEEIISLSGLSVSDCLSTLLELELKGCVVQTSHQYYGKKL; encoded by the coding sequence ATGGACGGTCATGAGGAACGGGAGTATTTATACTGGCTTTGTCATGTTCCCGCTCTGGGAGCGGTAAAAATAAAACGACTTTATGATTCCATCGGAAGCTATAAAGGAATATATAATATAGAAGGAAAAGAACTGGAACAGTCAGGACTTTTAAAACAGGCGGAAGCTTCCGTTTTTGAGGAGATGAAACGTAAAAAAGATGCTTGTATAGCAGAGCTGGAAAAGCTGGAAAATAGAGGAATTCATTTTGTTACACCATATGACATAGAATATCCGAAACGGCTTCTTTCAATTTATGGATATCCTATGGGAATCTTTTTTAAAGGAAAGCTGCCTGATGATGAAAGGCCGGCGGTTTCCATAATCGGAGCCCGAAACTGTACGAATTACGGGAAGCAAATGGCATCCTGCCTGGCCAGGGAGCTTTCCAGAGCGGGAATTCAGATCATAAGCGGATTGGCATTGGGAATTGACGGTGCAGGGCATCAGGGAGCGCTGGAAGCCGGCGGAGACACCTATGGAGTTTTAGGCTGCGGGATCAATATTTGTTATCCTAAGGAGAATTATGGATTATATGAACAGATGCCGGTCAGGGGCGGAATCATTACGGAGTTTATGCCGGGTGAAGCTCCAAGACCTTGTAATTTTCCCATGAGGAACCGGATCATCAGCGGACTGTCAGATGGAATTTTAGTTATTGAGGCACGGGAGAAAAGTGGTTCTTTGATCACGGTAAACTTGGGACTTGAGCAGGGAAAAGAAATTTTCTCTCTTCCCGGAAGGGTCACAGATCCCTTAAGTGCAGGCTGCAATCGGCTTATTTCAGAAGGCGCAGAAATTTTGTTAGGTCCTGATTCTGTGCTGGAATATTTCAAATTGCAGAGTGGTAATATATTAAGAGTTCATGAAAAAAACGAGAACGGACTTGTCAAAAAAGAAAAAATGGTGTATAGTTGCCTAGATTTGCAACCGAAGAATCTGGAAGAGATTATATCTTTAAGCGGATTGTCTGTCAGTGATTGTTTGAGCACTCTTCTGGAATTAGAGCTCAAAGGCTGTGTTGTACAGACATCCCATCAATATTATGGTAAGAAACTATAG
- the topA gene encoding type I DNA topoisomerase, whose product MANCLVIVESPAKVKTIKKFLGANYEVDASNGHVRDLPKSQMGIDVEHDFDPKYITIRGKGDILAKLRKEVKKADKIYLATDPDREGEAISWHLMKALKLDEVKDKQVYRISFNEITKNAIKASLKTPRTIDMNLVDAQQARRVLDRMVGYMISPLLWAKVKRGLSAGRVQSVALRLISDREEEINAFIPEEYWNLEAVLKQEGSKKSLTAKFYGDKDGKIAIGKKEELDKILKGLENQTYQVEEVKNGERVKKAPIPFTTSTLQQEASKVLNFSTQKTMRLAQQLYEGVEVAGHGTVGLITYLRTDSTRIAEEADTAAREYIGKQYGSQYVANGEPVKKSNAKIQDAHEAIRPTDIALTPVIVKESLQRDLFRLYQLIWKRFTASRMQSAVYATTSVKVGAGNYVFTLSASKLSFDGFMSVYVQEDEKEDTNVLLGNLEKGSILKLDKLESGQHFTQPPAHFTEASLVKAMEEQGIGRPSTYAPTITTIIARRYVAKENKNLYVTELGEVVNSMMKQSFPSIVDITFTANLEYLLDKVGDGSVPWKTVVKNFYPDLKEAVDKALVELESVTIADEVTEEICEVCGRNMVIKYGPHGKFLACPGFPECKNTKPYLEKIGVPCPKCGKEVVIKKTKKGRIYYGCEANPECDFMSWQKPSTKACPKCGAYMVEKGNKLLCSNEQCGYSTDK is encoded by the coding sequence ATGGCGAACTGTTTAGTAATTGTGGAATCACCGGCAAAGGTAAAAACGATAAAAAAGTTCCTGGGAGCGAATTATGAAGTGGATGCCTCTAACGGACATGTGAGGGATCTTCCGAAAAGCCAGATGGGAATTGATGTGGAGCATGATTTTGATCCCAAATATATAACAATCAGAGGAAAAGGAGATATCCTGGCCAAACTTAGGAAAGAAGTGAAAAAGGCCGATAAGATTTATCTTGCGACTGACCCTGACCGGGAAGGAGAAGCGATTTCCTGGCATCTGATGAAGGCATTAAAGCTGGATGAAGTGAAGGATAAGCAGGTGTACCGGATCAGCTTTAACGAGATTACAAAGAATGCGATAAAGGCTTCCTTAAAAACCCCGAGAACAATTGATATGAATCTGGTAGATGCCCAGCAGGCCAGAAGGGTTTTGGACCGTATGGTTGGATATATGATCAGTCCCCTACTCTGGGCGAAAGTTAAGAGAGGCTTAAGCGCGGGCAGGGTCCAGTCAGTGGCATTGCGTCTGATCAGTGACCGGGAGGAAGAAATCAATGCATTTATTCCGGAAGAGTACTGGAATCTGGAAGCCGTTCTAAAACAGGAAGGAAGCAAAAAGTCTTTAACCGCAAAATTTTACGGTGATAAAGACGGCAAGATTGCTATTGGTAAAAAGGAAGAGCTGGATAAGATACTGAAAGGTCTTGAAAATCAGACGTATCAGGTAGAGGAAGTTAAAAATGGAGAAAGAGTTAAAAAAGCTCCCATACCATTTACTACCAGTACCCTCCAGCAGGAAGCATCAAAGGTACTTAATTTTTCAACCCAGAAGACCATGCGTCTTGCCCAGCAGCTGTATGAAGGCGTGGAGGTTGCAGGGCATGGAACCGTGGGACTTATCACCTATTTGAGAACCGATTCCACCAGGATCGCAGAGGAAGCAGATACTGCGGCAAGAGAATATATCGGAAAGCAGTACGGCAGCCAGTACGTAGCAAATGGGGAACCGGTGAAAAAAAGCAATGCAAAGATCCAGGATGCCCACGAGGCGATCCGTCCTACGGATATTGCCCTTACGCCGGTTATTGTAAAAGAATCCCTGCAACGGGATTTATTCAGGCTTTACCAGTTGATCTGGAAACGTTTTACAGCAAGCAGAATGCAGTCTGCCGTTTATGCGACCACTTCAGTCAAAGTAGGGGCAGGAAACTATGTCTTCACACTTTCCGCTTCCAAACTGTCCTTTGATGGTTTTATGTCCGTATATGTACAGGAAGATGAAAAGGAAGATACCAATGTATTGCTTGGAAATCTGGAAAAGGGAAGCATCCTTAAACTGGATAAACTTGAGAGCGGACAGCATTTCACCCAGCCGCCGGCGCACTTTACGGAGGCCTCCCTTGTAAAGGCCATGGAAGAACAGGGGATAGGACGCCCAAGTACTTATGCTCCTACCATCACAACCATTATCGCCAGAAGGTATGTGGCAAAGGAAAATAAAAATCTTTACGTGACGGAGCTTGGTGAAGTAGTTAACAGTATGATGAAGCAGAGCTTCCCAAGTATCGTGGATATTACGTTCACTGCTAATTTGGAGTACCTTCTTGATAAAGTGGGAGATGGGTCTGTTCCGTGGAAAACTGTTGTGAAAAACTTCTATCCGGATTTAAAAGAAGCGGTAGACAAAGCTCTTGTGGAATTGGAATCTGTGACCATCGCTGATGAGGTGACGGAAGAGATTTGCGAAGTGTGCGGACGGAACATGGTTATAAAGTACGGTCCTCATGGCAAATTCCTGGCTTGTCCCGGATTTCCGGAATGCAAGAATACAAAGCCTTATCTGGAAAAAATCGGTGTGCCTTGTCCGAAATGCGGAAAAGAGGTAGTAATAAAGAAAACCAAAAAGGGCAGAATTTATTATGGATGTGAGGCAAATCCTGAGTGTGATTTCATGTCCTGGCAGAAGCCTTCTACCAAAGCCTGTCCAAAGTGCGGTGCTTATATGGTTGAAAAGGGAAACAAATTACTATGCTCAAACGAGCAATGTGGATATAGCACTGACAAATAG
- the codY gene encoding GTP-sensing pleiotropic transcriptional regulator CodY has translation MSVQLLDKTRKINKLLHNNNSHKVVFNDICEVLTEILNSNILVISKKGKVLGIGLTPDIEEIQELIADQVGGYVDTMLNERLLSILSTKENVNLETLGFTGDNIRKYQAIITPIDIAGERLGTLFIYKSDSQYDIDDIILSEYGTTVVGLEMMRSVNEENAEETRKVQIVKSAISTLSFSELEAITHIFEELDGNEGILVASKIADRVGITRSVIVNALRKFESAGVIESRSSGMKGTYIKVLNDVVFDELKVIKAGTIKNMPERREIKDM, from the coding sequence ATGAGCGTACAGTTGTTGGACAAAACTAGAAAAATTAACAAATTATTGCATAACAATAATTCGCATAAGGTTGTATTTAACGATATCTGTGAAGTGCTGACCGAGATCCTGAATTCGAATATTCTTGTGATCAGCAAGAAGGGAAAGGTGCTGGGCATAGGTCTGACACCGGACATCGAGGAGATTCAGGAGCTGATCGCGGACCAGGTTGGCGGTTATGTTGATACCATGTTAAATGAGCGTTTGCTCAGTATATTATCAACAAAGGAGAACGTTAATCTGGAAACGCTGGGTTTCACTGGTGACAATATCAGAAAATACCAAGCTATCATCACACCGATTGATATTGCAGGGGAAAGATTAGGAACCCTGTTCATTTATAAATCCGATTCTCAATACGATATCGATGACATCATTTTAAGCGAATATGGCACCACCGTGGTAGGACTTGAGATGATGCGGTCGGTTAACGAAGAGAATGCGGAGGAGACCAGAAAAGTGCAGATTGTCAAATCTGCAATCAGCACCTTATCTTTTTCCGAATTAGAGGCCATTACTCATATCTTTGAGGAATTGGATGGCAATGAGGGCATCCTGGTAGCCAGCAAGATCGCTGACCGAGTAGGGATTACCCGTTCTGTCATTGTCAATGCCCTTCGTAAGTTTGAAAGTGCCGGAGTGATTGAATCCAGGTCCTCTGGTATGAAGGGAACTTATATTAAGGTACTGAACGATGTGGTGTTTGATGAATTGAAAGTCATAAAGGCCGGAACCATAAAAAATATGCCGGAGCGCCGGGAAATTAAAGATATGTAA
- the rpsB gene encoding 30S ribosomal protein S2, with the protein MSVISMKQLLEAGVHFGHQTRRWNPKMAPYIYTERNGIYIIDLQKSVVMVDEAYKAVSDIAAEGGKILFVGTKKQAQDAIRSEAERCGMYFINERWLGGMLTNFKTIQSRVARLKQIETMSQDGTFDVLPKKEVIALKKEWEKLEKNLGGIKDMKKIPDAIFVVDPKKERICVQEAHTLGIPLIGIADTNCDPEELDFVIPGNDDAIRAVKLIVAKMADAVIEANQGEAVAEEAEAAQETEETVEA; encoded by the coding sequence ATGAGCGTTATTTCAATGAAGCAGCTTTTAGAAGCTGGCGTACACTTCGGTCATCAGACAAGAAGATGGAACCCTAAGATGGCTCCATACATTTACACAGAGAGAAACGGCATCTATATTATTGATCTGCAGAAGTCTGTTGTAATGGTAGATGAAGCTTACAAGGCAGTATCCGATATTGCTGCAGAAGGCGGCAAGATCCTTTTCGTAGGAACAAAGAAGCAGGCTCAGGATGCCATCAGATCTGAGGCAGAGCGTTGCGGAATGTATTTTATTAATGAGAGATGGCTTGGCGGTATGCTTACAAACTTTAAGACAATCCAGTCCAGAGTTGCAAGATTAAAGCAGATTGAGACCATGTCCCAGGACGGCACATTTGATGTTCTTCCTAAGAAAGAAGTTATTGCTCTTAAGAAAGAGTGGGAGAAATTAGAGAAGAACTTGGGCGGAATCAAGGATATGAAGAAGATTCCGGATGCGATTTTTGTTGTAGATCCAAAGAAAGAAAGAATCTGCGTTCAGGAAGCTCATACACTGGGAATTCCGTTAATTGGTATCGCTGATACAAACTGTGATCCTGAAGAACTTGATTTCGTGATCCCAGGTAATGATGATGCGATAAGAGCCGTTAAGTTAATTGTTGCCAAGATGGCAGACGCAGTAATCGAAGCAAACCAGGGCGAGGCAGTAGCAGAGG